Proteins from one Rosa chinensis cultivar Old Blush chromosome 7, RchiOBHm-V2, whole genome shotgun sequence genomic window:
- the LOC112176967 gene encoding glutathione S-transferase T1 — MKLKLYVYRMSQPARAILIFCKVNGIDFEEVNINLPKCQHLSPEFKKINPMGQVPAIADGSFNLFESHAILVYLACAFPGVADHWYPADLFRRATINSVLDWHHSNLRHGASTYVLNTLLAPFLGLQLNPQAAADAEKLLSSSLSKIESIWLKRNGKFLLGGFQPSIADLSLVCEIMQLELLDENDRIRILGPHKKVLEWIENTKNATRPHFEEVHQVLYRAKTRFQEQRSMGANNTNSSKRLGLPSKM, encoded by the exons atgaagctCAAACTATACGTGTATAGGATGTCACAACCTGCGCGTGCAATTTTGATATTCTGCAa GGTCAATGGTATAGATTTTGAGGAGGTGAATATCAACCTACCCAAATGCCAGCATTTATCTCCTGAATTCAAAA AAATAAACCCTATGGGACAAGTTCCCGCTATTGCTGATGGCAGCTTTAATCTGTTTGAGAG TCATGCAATTCTTGTCTATCTTGCTTGTGCGTTTCCTGGAGTAGCAGATCACTG GTATCCTGCTGATCTTTTCAGGAGAGCTACAATCAACTCAGTGTTGGATTGGCACCACTCTAACTTACGCCATGGTGCAT cAACATATGTTCTAAATACTCTACTTGCACCTTTTCTTGGACTTCAATTGAATCCACAAGCAGCTGCTGACGCTGAGAAACTTTTGTCCTCCTCTTTGTCAAAAATAGAGTCTATTTGGCTCAAAAGGAATGGAAAGTTCTTGTTGGGTGGCTTTCAACCATCCATAGCAGATCTCAGCCTGGTTTGTGAAATTATGCAACTTGAG CTTTTGGACGAGAACGACCGCATTCGGATACTTGGCCCGCACAAGAAAGTTCTAGAGTGGATTGAGAATACAAAAAATGCGACGAGACCTCACTTTGAAGAAGTACATCAAGTGCTCTACAGAGCCAAAACGAGATTTCAAGAGCAGCGGTCGATGGGAGCAAACAACACTAATTCGAGCAAAAGATTGGGTTTGCCTTCAAAGATGTGA
- the LOC112176965 gene encoding probable copper-transporting ATPase HMA5: MSCICRDCLGGMSPGPRPHYPSLPRYPKGTSPEATRKARGSEVKALFSVVGMTCAACAGSVEKAVKRLPGIQEAAVDVLNNTALVLYYPSFVNEDKICEAIEDAGFEAKLIKLEMNDKTRQVCRISISGMTCTSCSSTVESALQAIYGVQGAQVALATEEAEIHYDPSIVTSHQLLETIEITGFEAKLISLGEGISKIELQVDGIKVGQSIRAIANTLEALPGVQDIETFPELNKISISYKPEMIGPRTLIEAIESSGSAHFKAMIYPEGEEDTHRQKEIKQYYKFFLWSLFCTVPVFLTSMVLMYIPGIKKVLDVKIVNKLSVGQILRWELSTPVQFIIGKRFYIGAYKALRHGSANMDVLIALGTNAAYFYSVYIVLRSATHKDFKGTDFFETSSMLITFILLGKYLEVLAKGKTSEAIAKLMDLAPEKATLLTLGEEGNVINEQEMDSRLIQKNDLIKVIPGAKVACDGVVMWGQSHVNESMITGEARPVTKKKDDAVIGGTVNVNGVLHIKATRVGSESALSQIVRLVESAQMAKAPVQKFADRISKYFVPVVITLSFSTWLAWFLGGKFHRYPRSWIPSSIDSFELALQFGISVMVIACPCALGLATPTAVMVGTGVGASQGILIKGGHALESAHKVNCIVFDKTGTLTVGKPVVVSTKIFYKMLPQEFYELVAATEVNSEHPLAKAIVEYAKKIREDEENSTWPEAQNFASLTGQGVKAVVRNKEITVGNKSLMLDINIAIPEEAEVALAQTEALAQTGILIAVDNEIAGIIAISDPLKPGAREVISILKSMGVRSIMVTGDNWGTANSIAKETEIETVIAEAKPQHKAENIKDLQASGYTVAMVGDGINDSPALVAADVGMAIGAGTDIAIEAADIVLMKSNLEDVITAIDLSRKTFSRIRLNYIWALGYNVLGIPIAAGVLFPSTRFRLPPWIAGAAMAASSVSVVCCSLLLKNYKRPKKLDILEIHEVRVE, from the exons ATGAGTTGCATTTGCAGGGATTGCTTGGGTGGCATGTCACCCGGGCCACGGCCACACTACCCCTCGCTGCCCCGATACCCGAAAGGCACGTCTCCAGAAGCAACGAGGAAGGCCAGGGGTTCTGAGGTGAAGGCCTTGTTCTCTGTGGTTGGAATGACATGTGCTGCCTGTGCCGGGTCTGTGGAGAAGGCGGTGAAGCGGCTCCCGGGGATACAGGAGGCCGCCGTGGACGTGTTGAATAACACAGCCCTTGTTCTCTACTATCCCAGCTTCGTCAAT GAGGACAAAATATGTGAGGCTATTGAAGATGCTGGATTTGAAGCTAAACTGATTAAGTTGGAGATGAATGACAAAACCAGACAAGTATGCAGAATAAGCATAAGTGGAATGACTTGCACGTCTTGCTCCTCCACTGTTGAATCAGCTCTGCAAGCAATTTATGGAGTGCAAGGAGCTCAGGTGGCCTTAGCAACTGAAGAAGCAGAGATTCATTATGACCCAAGCATTGTTACCTCCCATCAGCTATTGGAAACCATAGAAATCACCGGATTCGAAGCCAAACTTATTAGTTTAGGGGAAGGCATTAGCAAGATAGAGCTTCAAGTTGATGGCATAAAGGTTGGACAGTCGATTAGAGCAATAGCAAATACTCTTGAAGCACTTCCTGGGGTTCAAGACATAGAGACATTTCCTGAACTCAACAAGATTTCTATTTCTTATAAACCAGAGATGATAGGACCAAGAACCCTCATCGAAGCCATCGAATCATCAGGGTCCGCGCATTTCAAAGCAATGATATACCCGGAAGGAGAAGAAGACACTCATAGACAGAAGGAAATTAAGCAGTACTATAAATTCTTCTTATGGAGTTTGTTTTGTACAGTTCCTGTGTTTTTAACCTCCATGGTCTTGATGTATATTCCTGGAATTAAGAAGGTGTTGGATGTCAAAATTGTGAATAAGTTGAGTGTTGGTCAGATTCTGAGGTGGGAGTTGTCCACTCCTGTGCAGTTCATCATAGGCAAGAGGTTCTACATTGGAGCATACAAAGCATTGCGCCATGGTTCAGCTAATATGGATGTTTTGATTGCCTTGGGAACAAATGCAGCCTACTTCTACTCGGTCTACATAGTTTTAAGATCTGCAACCCATAAGGATTTCAAGGGTACAGATTTTTTTGAGACTAGTTCAATGCTTATTACATTCATCCTGTTAGGAAAGTATCTAGAGGTCTTGGCAAAAGGCAAGACATCTGAGGCCATTGCCAAGCTAATGGACTTGGCACCAGAAAAGGCAACACTGCTAACTTTGGGTGAGGAAGGAAATGTGATAAATGAACAAGAAATGGATAGCCGGTTGATACAAAAGAACGATCTGATTAAAGTTATTCCCGGTGCCAAAGTAGCTTGTGATGGTGTTGTTATGTGGGGACAAAGTCATGTGAATGAAAGCATGATAACTGGTGAAGCACGGCCAGTGACAAAAAAGAAGGATGATGCAGTTATTGGAGGCACCGTGAATGTGAATGGAGTGTTGCATATTAAGGCAACAAGAGTTGGGTCAGAGAGTGCTCTTTCACAGATTGTAAGGCTTGTCGAGTCTGCCCAGATGGCTAAAGCTCCTGTACAAAAGTTTGCTGATCGCATTTCCAAATACTTTGTGCCAGTG GTCATCACACTTTCATTTTCGACTTGGCTTGCCTGGTTCTTAGGAGGGAAGTTCCACAGGTATCCACGTTCTTGGATACCATCTTCAATCGATAGTTTTGAGCTTGCTCTTCAGTTTGGGATCTCTGTCATGGTCATTGCCTGCCCTTGTGCTTTAGGCCTAGCAACTCCTACAGCCGTTATGGTTGGTACAGGAGTTGGTGCATCTCAAGGTATACTGATCAAAGGCGGACATGCATTAGAGAGTGCGCATAAG GTGAACTGCATTGTGTTTGACAAGACAGGGACTCTCACAGTTGGGAAGCCAGTGGTTGTTAGCACCAAAATCTTTTACAAAATGCTACCTCAAGAATTCTATGAACTAGTTGCTGCAACTGAG GTAAACAGTGAGCACCCACTAGCCAAAGCTATTGTGGAATATGCCAAGAAAATcagagaagatgaagagaatTCTACCTGGCCAGAAGCACAAAACTTTGCATCCCTTACCGGCCAAGGAGTGAAGGCAGTTGTTCGAAATAAGGAAATAACTGTAGGCAACAAGAGCTTAATGCTGGACATTAACATTGCGATTCCAGAGGAGGCTGAAGTTGCACTTGCACAAACTGAAGCATTGGCTCAAACTGGGATTTTAATAGCTGTAGATAACGAAATAGCAGGAATTATAGCCATATCTGATCCACTGAAACCTGGTGCTCGAGAAGTCATTTCCATACTTAAATCCATGGGAGTTAGAAGTATCATGGTTACAGGTGACAATTGGGGTACAGCCAATTCTATTGCCaaggaaactgaaattgagacgGTGATTGCAGAAGCCAAACCCCAGCACAAAGCTGAGAATATAAAAGATTTGCAG GCTTCAGGCTACACCGTGGCAATGGTGGGAGATGGGATCAATGACTCACCGGCACTTGTGGCAGCAGATGTTGGAATGGCAATTGGTGCTGGCACAGACATTGCGATCGAGGCAGCTGACATTGTTCTTATGAAGAGCAACTTGGAAGATGTTATAACAGCCATTGACCTTTCCCGGAAAACCTTTTCCCGTATTCGTCTGAACTACATTTGGGCATTGGGTTACAATGTGCTTGGAATCCCGATAGCTGCAGGGGTCCTTTTTCCTTCCACTAGGTTCAGATTACCACCATGGATTGCAGGAGCTGCAATGGCAGCATCCTCCGTTAGTGTTGTATGCTGTTCTCTGTTGTTGAAGAACTACAAGAGACCCAAGAAGTTGGATATCCTTGAGATACATGAAGTAAGGGTTGAGTGA